The following proteins come from a genomic window of Lentimicrobiaceae bacterium:
- a CDS encoding C69 family dipeptidase has translation MRNYFLIVLVLIFTPLFSDACTNYLVTKSASVDGSTMISYAADSHIRYGELYWRPAADWAEGSMRTIYDRGTNKPLGQIPQVAHTYKVVGFMNEHQLAIGETTFGGRDELVDTTGIIDYGSMMFIALERTKTAREAIKLIVELLNEYGYASSGETFSIADPNEVWIMEIVGKGVKQVYDKKQNKYINKNKGIVFVAIKIPEGYVSAHANHSRITNFPLENMKNSISCKNLDKIFDENIEVVYSHDVISFAKEKNYFSGKDAEFSFSQAYAPITYSAARGCELRVWAMFNQISDDMEKYWDIACGNDLENRLPLYIKPNRKLSQLDLFKFFRNYMQGTELDMTKDIGAEPSGMPYRWRPLTFKYDGKEYLNERVTVTQQTGFSFVAQMRSWLPDAIGGIYWLGVDDAGSCVYTPFYVGITKPAEKWAEGYGDILTYKDDAAFWVFNRLAHFKYLFYNRVMPEIEKRQSFLENKYVEDVGITDETALKLYEKSPEKAAELLTEFSCNTANSLVDYWKEFNNFLLVKYLDGNVKPEENGEFLRNPWGFPKKIIWPGYSDEWKKNLIEDTGDKFLMR, from the coding sequence ATGAGAAATTACTTTTTAATTGTTTTGGTTTTAATTTTCACTCCCTTGTTTAGTGATGCTTGTACAAACTATTTGGTAACAAAATCCGCTTCCGTCGATGGAAGTACAATGATTTCCTATGCCGCCGACTCTCACATTCGTTATGGCGAGCTTTATTGGCGACCTGCAGCCGATTGGGCAGAAGGAAGCATGCGCACAATTTACGACAGGGGTACAAATAAACCCTTAGGTCAAATTCCACAAGTTGCTCACACTTATAAAGTTGTAGGTTTTATGAATGAACATCAACTTGCAATTGGCGAAACCACTTTTGGTGGTCGTGATGAGTTGGTTGATACTACCGGGATTATCGACTACGGCAGTATGATGTTTATTGCTTTGGAAAGGACAAAAACGGCTAGAGAAGCAATTAAACTGATTGTGGAATTGCTTAACGAATACGGTTACGCAAGCAGTGGCGAAACCTTTTCCATAGCTGATCCTAACGAAGTGTGGATTATGGAAATTGTCGGAAAAGGTGTTAAACAAGTCTATGACAAAAAACAAAACAAGTATATAAATAAAAATAAAGGAATTGTCTTTGTCGCAATAAAAATTCCTGAAGGTTACGTTTCCGCTCACGCAAATCATTCCAGGATTACAAACTTTCCTTTGGAAAATATGAAAAACTCTATTTCGTGTAAAAATTTGGATAAAATTTTCGACGAAAACATTGAAGTTGTCTATTCCCACGACGTAATTAGTTTTGCTAAAGAAAAAAACTATTTTTCCGGAAAAGATGCTGAATTTTCATTTTCACAAGCTTATGCTCCTATTACTTATAGTGCTGCAAGGGGGTGCGAACTCAGAGTTTGGGCTATGTTTAACCAAATAAGCGATGATATGGAAAAATATTGGGATATAGCTTGCGGAAACGATTTGGAAAATAGACTTCCATTGTATATCAAGCCAAATCGTAAGTTAAGCCAATTAGATTTGTTTAAGTTTTTCAGAAACTATATGCAAGGCACCGAATTGGATATGACTAAAGATATAGGAGCAGAGCCATCGGGTATGCCTTATCGTTGGCGACCATTAACTTTTAAATACGACGGCAAAGAATATTTGAACGAAAGAGTAACTGTAACTCAGCAGACCGGTTTTTCTTTTGTAGCTCAAATGCGTTCGTGGTTACCGGATGCTATTGGAGGAATTTATTGGTTGGGTGTAGATGATGCCGGTTCTTGCGTATATACGCCTTTTTATGTTGGAATAACAAAACCTGCCGAAAAATGGGCTGAAGGGTATGGAGATATACTGACTTACAAGGACGATGCGGCTTTTTGGGTTTTTAACAGATTGGCACATTTTAAATATCTGTTTTACAATAGAGTAATGCCCGAAATTGAAAAACGTCAATCATTTTTGGAAAATAAATATGTTGAAGATGTTGGTATTACTGATGAAACAGCTTTAAAACTATATGAAAAATCGCCTGAAAAAGCAGCCGAATTATTAACGGAATTTTCTTGCAATACAGCCAACTCCTTAGTTGATTATTGGAAAGAATTTAATAATTTTCTGTTAGTCAAATATTTAGACGGAAATGTTAAGCCCGAAGAAAACGGAGAGTTCTTGCGAAACCCCTGGGGTTTTCCCAAAAAAATTATTTGGCCCGGCTACTCCGATGAGTGGAAGAAAAATCTTATAGAAGATACAGGTGATAAGTTTTTGATGAGATAA